A genomic region of Anopheles coustani chromosome 3, idAnoCousDA_361_x.2, whole genome shotgun sequence contains the following coding sequences:
- the LOC131271325 gene encoding WD repeat-containing protein 20, which translates to MAVQLDTSGKDDLKTQFVTREGEYRLMTLSEYSRPNRVGYQNNQSSPQVRVSIVSLPSPPPQPPISGGVGGGGQLSGTAGSTSASNSNSNNITLTKQQSFSNGLEHQTASGYSTPVGGDRICFNYGKELYVYSYRGAKKATDLNKPIDKKLYKGTSPSCHDFNGTAATCEGAPLLVGFSTGQIQLVHPGRREQGKLFNEERNIDKTKVTCLKWIPGSQNQFLVSHASGCIYLYNDELPCTPATPSYQTCKGGDGYVVLASKSKATKNPLYKWCFGQHENASINEFCFSPCGQHLAVVSQDGFLRIFHYEHMELVGIARSYFGGFLCVCWSPDGKYVVVGGEDDLVTVFSLHEQRVVARGQGHRSWVSVVAFDPYTTSYSTLDGDDLSDEETSLSEQHRNHHHHGSGYSHPDGSSASAKQPQQPHDSSACDKLTAQNRLATCYRLGSVSQDTQICLWDITEDVLRQSFGRVVKSTNHAGKKEVMINGLSNGECEIGAKGDKFSLAKGSKPSDDVVDNASFKQHITPATLGAIGSNSLYSSSNIKPTSSSSTYANMNCDDKANSDSSSDKESVDSKIGKRANSSGTAEVEATGANSSSSNTVPSKGSTTGGKKSKGDSGQQQQQHSSSTFNSITQRLTSLSFGSGGSGASSTSSGSGSSCDKNDKPSGKATGAGGTGGGSSKRSIITIGSKGFSSNSNSNSLNNNHHVLNSISNSNQTGSGSPSGGGMTSTLTSIMTSSLTKGKGSGGGGAGGSGGAIGSGGFAPCGRIVSSYDPMKLIGTPACPRYDDCPVLEPLICKKIAHERLTALIFREDCFLTACQDGYVYTWARPGFVNIPQHLSSTPSAPPGGTVV; encoded by the exons ATGGCTGTGCAATTAGACACCAGCGGTAAAGATGATTTGAAAACGCAATTCGTAACTCGCGAAGGAGAGTACAGATTAATGACGCTGTCGGAATACTCGCGGCCGAATCGTGTCGGATACCAGAACAATCAGAGCAGTCCCCAGGTGCGCGTGTCGATCGTTTCGCTGCCGTCGCCCCCGCCCCAGCCACCCATCAGCGGTggtgtcggtggtggtggtcagcTGTCCGGAACCGCTGGTTCCACCAGtgccagcaacagcaacagcaataaTATCACCCTCACTAAGCAGCAATCGTTTTCGAACGGCCTGGAACACCAGACGGCGTCCGGATACAGCACACCGGTTGGCGGTGACCGGATATGCTTCAATTACGGCAAGGAGCTGTACGTTTACTCGTACCGGGGAGCGAAGAAG GCAACGGACCTCAACAAACCGATCGACAAGAAGCTCTACAAAGGAACGTCGCCCAGCTGTCACGATTTCAATGGAACAGCGGCGACGTGCGAGGGCGCTCCGCTATTGGTTGGCTTCAGCACCGGCCAAATCCAGCTCGTCCATCCGGGCCGCCGAGAACAGGGAAAACTATTCAACGAAGAG agaaacattgataaaactaaAGTTACCTGCCTAAAGTGGATACCGGGATCTCAGAATCAGTTTTTGGTTTCGCACGCAAGTGGCTGTATATACCTGTATAACGACGAACTTCCGTGTACGCCGGCCACCCCGAGCTACCAGACGTGCAAGGGCGGCGATGGCTACGTGGTGCTGGCCAGCAAGTCGAAGGCAACGAAAAACCCACTGTACAAGTGGTGCTTCGGGCAGCACGAGAACGCGAGCATCAACGAATTTTGCTTCTCACCGTGCGGTCAGCATCTGGCCGTCGTGTCGCAGGATGGCTTCCTGCGCATCTTCCACTACGAGCACATGGAGCTGGTAGGGATCGCTCGGTCCTACTTCGGTGGCTTTCTGTGCGTTTGTTGGAGCCCCGACGGGAAgtacgtcgtcgtcggcggcgaGGACGATCTGGTGACGGTGTTTTCGCTGCACGAGCAGCGGGTCGTGGCACGCGGGCAGGGCCACCGATCGTGGGTGTCGGTGGTAGCGTTCGATCCGTACACGACCTCTTACAGTACGCTCGATGGGGACGATCTGTCGGACGAGGAAACGTCTCTCAGTGAGCAGCATCgcaaccatcatcaccatggTAGCGGCTACAGTCACCCGGATGGTTCGAGCGCTAGTGCGAAGCAACCTCAGCAACCGCATGATTCGAGCGCGTGCGACAAACTGACGGCGCAAAATAGGCTCGCCACGTGCTATCGGCTCGGCTCGGTCAGTCAGGATACTCAGATATGTTTGTGGGACATAACAGAGGACGTGCTGAGGCAATCGTTCGGTCGTGTCGTTAAATCTACCAATCATGCAGGCAAAAA GGAAGTAATGATCAACGGCTTGTCCAACGGCGAATGTGAAATCGGTGCAAAGGGGGATAAGTTCAGCCTCGCCAAAGGCAGCAAACCATCGGACGATGTAGTGGACAATGCTAGCTTTAAACAACATATAACCCCCGCTACATTAGGCGCAATTGGTAGTAATAGTTTGtatagcagcagcaacatcaaacCGACTAGCAGTAGTAGCACGTATGCTAACATGAATTGTGATGATAAAGCTAATAGCGACAGTAGCAGTGATAAAGAATCGGTTGATAGTAAAATTGGTAAGCGAGCCAACAGCAGCGGCACGGCCGAGGTGGAGGCCACTGGcgcgaacagcagcagcagcaacacggtGCCCTCGAAAGGGTCTACTACAGGTGGGAAAAAGTCCAAGGGTGACagcggccagcagcagcagcagcattccaGCAGCACGTTCAATTCAATAACGCAACGTTTAACGAGTCTTAGCTTCGGAAGCGGTGGCAGCGGGGCCAGCAGTACCAGCAgtggcagcggcagcagctgtGATAAGAATGACAAACCGAGTGGCAAGGCTACCGGCGCAGGTGGCACCGGTGGAGGCAGCAGCAAGCGCAGTATCATAACTATAGGCAGTAAAGGTtttagcagcaacagcaatagCAATAGTCTAAACAACAATCATCATGTTCTAAACAGTATAAGTAATAGTAATCAAACGGGCTCCGGCTCGCCATCGGGTGGTGGCATGACCTCAACGCTCACGTCGATCATGACGTCGTCCCTGACGAAGGGGAAGGGATCGGGCGGAGGTGGAGCCGGTGGTAGTGGCGGTGCCATCGGATCCGGTGGCTTCGCTCCGTGCGGCCGTATCGTCTCGTCGTACGATCCAATGAAGCTGATTGGTACACCGGCCTGCCCGCGGTACGACGACTGTCCAGTATTAGAGCCGCTAATATGTAAAAAGATTGCCCATGAGCGGCTAACGGCGCTCATCTTCCGAGAGGACTGCTTCCTGACCGCATGTCAGGACGGGTACGTGTACACGTGGGCGCGGCCAGGTTTTGTT AATATTCCACAGCATTTATCTTCAACACCTTCGGCACCACCAGGGGGAACGGTAGTGTAA
- the LOC131272853 gene encoding uncharacterized protein LOC131272853: protein MSSRKSRLSLSADIRKDAGGKNPSGTPARMKANTKHSDTRSNDDSCEVSPSQGADYSPMISLTQDNAIHAINGVSWKWNSPQRFHGKISMQAGDVGKKIHKPLHKPLKHSEPPPVEAPKEATGFNKFISKLNLIMGKENVGENLGSAEPASLSVETTEEQYFHTAEQSPCDDQVHSEDSAEDIFDHHCIDVVEDEYGLIIGVEKRRISESSDTYDSPQFDDELDDSKLDRILIEASQTVERKLNNPSLPPPTVIPSRRQSNSNVPFEMNDSDMDGFLLQASLMVEEKLSDSSQDSASHNPAANMPRNSAIVIPPSHTNQPPVEVDRKQAQSTAEGSRQDAAGGTSEIAMSEDELKALLEKKRQEALLRLQNNRLKRAMKGTNSNG, encoded by the exons ATGAGTAGCCGCAAAAGTAGATTAAGTTTGTCCGCAGATATTCGTAAAGATG CTGGAGGAAAAAACCCTAGCGGTACACCCGCGCGCATGAAAGCAAATACAAAGCATTCCGATACACGGTCGAACGATGATAGCTGTGAAGTTTCACCGTCGCAAGGTGCAGACTATTCTCCCATGATATCACTTACGCAGGATAATGCCATCCACGCCATTAACGGTGTCTCGTGGAAGTGGAACAGTCCGCAACGCTTCCATGGGAAAATATCGATGCAGGCGGGCGATGTGGGAAAGAAGATTCACAAACCACTGCATAAACCATTGAAACATTCCGAACCACCACCGGTTGAAGCACCTAAAGAAGCGACTGGATTCAACAAATTTATCTCAAAATTGAATCTTATcatgggaaaggaaaatgtagGCGAGAATTTAGGTAGTGCCGAACCGGCCAGTCTTTCCGTGGAAACCacagaggaacaatatttccaCACTGCAGAGCAGAGTCCGTGCGACGATCAAGTGCACAGTGAAGACAGTGCGGAAGATATCTTTGACCATCACTGCATCGACGTCGTTGAGGATGAGTATGGGTTGATCATCGGCGTCGAGAAACGGCGAATAAGTGAAAGCAGCGACACATACGACAGTCCACAATTTGATGATGAGCTGGATGACTCGAAGTTAGATAGAATTTTAATCGAAGCAAGTCAAACGGTAGAGCGGAAATTGAATAATCCTTCGCTTCCGCCGCCTACCGTAATCCCCAGCCGGCGTCAATCAAACTCCAACGTGCCATTCGAAATGAACGATTCCGACATGGACGGATTTTTGCTGCAAGCTTCCCTGATGGTGGAGGAGAAACTGAGCGACAGTTCTCAAGATTCGGCGTCGCACAATCCGGCTGCGAATATGCCACGAAATAGCGCCATCGTTATTCCTCCTAGCCATACAAATCAGCCACCGGTGGAAGTTGATCGGAAGCAGGCACAATCGACCGCGGAGGGTTCGAGACAGG ATGCTGCCGGGGGTACGAGTGAAATCGCAATGTCCGAGGACGAGTTGAAGGCGCTCTTGGAGAAGAAAAGACAGGAAGCGCTTCTCCGTCTGCAAAACAATCGGCTCAAACGGGCCATGAAAGGTACGAACTCCAACGGATAA